The following are encoded in a window of Nibricoccus aquaticus genomic DNA:
- a CDS encoding alpha/beta fold hydrolase has product MKKAPIARAFLLLGLVLLALSSARADDPARKYTFVIVHGATAGGWEWKRTGKFLADDGHEVHRVTLTGLGERMHLATAGVNLETHINDVVNLILFEDLHDVVLSGHSYGGMVITGVMDRIPERIRHVIFLDAMVPDDGQSAFDLVGGPPPKAKIVDGLVHFPWYNPDAPFPRGVPHPVKTFSEPVSYKNPAVKSLPVTYVAFVPAEKAEARATTDKNWHRAMTRGWTIRTFPGGHVAQQENPRGVATLMEDAVNDKNQPATQASAPPPPSK; this is encoded by the coding sequence ATGAAAAAAGCCCCCATTGCTCGCGCGTTCCTGCTCCTCGGCCTGGTCTTGCTCGCACTCTCCTCCGCTCGCGCTGACGATCCAGCCCGCAAATACACCTTTGTCATCGTCCACGGCGCCACCGCCGGCGGTTGGGAATGGAAACGTACCGGAAAATTTCTCGCCGACGACGGACACGAGGTCCACCGCGTCACCCTCACCGGCCTGGGTGAACGCATGCATCTCGCCACCGCCGGGGTGAATTTAGAGACGCACATCAACGACGTCGTGAATCTGATCCTCTTCGAGGATCTCCACGATGTCGTGCTCTCAGGTCATAGCTACGGCGGCATGGTGATCACCGGCGTGATGGACCGAATTCCCGAGCGCATCCGCCACGTCATCTTCCTCGACGCGATGGTCCCCGACGACGGCCAGTCCGCCTTCGATCTCGTCGGCGGCCCGCCGCCCAAAGCGAAAATCGTCGATGGGCTGGTTCACTTCCCCTGGTACAACCCAGACGCCCCCTTCCCTCGCGGTGTCCCTCATCCGGTGAAAACCTTCAGCGAACCCGTCTCCTACAAAAATCCGGCCGTGAAATCGCTGCCCGTCACCTACGTCGCATTTGTCCCCGCCGAGAAAGCGGAGGCCCGCGCCACCACCGATAAAAACTGGCACCGTGCGATGACCCGAGGCTGGACCATCCGCACTTTCCCCGGCGGCCACGTCGCCCAGCAGGAAAACCCTCGTGGCGTCGCCACGCTCATGGAAGACGCGGTAAACGATAAGAATCAGCCCGCCACGCAAGCGTCAGCGCCGCCGCCACCATCCAAGTGA
- a CDS encoding glutaminase, producing the protein MDSLKPLLDEIVADLRARTDKGRVADYIPQLAKVSADKFAIAVAPLSGPVVTAGDADEPFSIQSISKLFTLTLALGQIGDRVWDRVGREPSGNAFNSIVQLEHEQGRPRNPFVNAGAIAVTDIILGGHRPKEAIGEILRFVRFLANDDAINIDRLVAQSEQAHGDRNMALAHFMRSFGVIQHPPAEVLGVYFHQCAIAMNCRQLAQAGLFLAANGRNPLTGFNVVSSPRARRINALMMTCGHYDGAGDFAFRVGLPGKSGVGGGILAIVPNRAVVAVWAPGLDANGNSLLGTAALELLVQRTGWSVFG; encoded by the coding sequence ATGGATTCGCTCAAACCGCTGCTCGACGAGATCGTCGCCGACCTGCGCGCCCGCACCGACAAGGGCCGCGTGGCCGACTACATTCCTCAACTCGCCAAAGTCTCCGCCGATAAATTCGCCATCGCCGTCGCCCCGCTCTCCGGCCCAGTCGTCACCGCCGGCGACGCCGACGAGCCCTTTTCCATCCAGAGCATTTCCAAACTCTTCACGCTCACCCTCGCCCTCGGCCAGATCGGCGACCGCGTGTGGGACCGCGTCGGCCGCGAACCTTCCGGCAACGCCTTTAACTCCATCGTCCAGCTCGAGCATGAGCAGGGCCGTCCGCGCAATCCCTTCGTCAACGCCGGCGCCATCGCCGTCACCGACATCATCCTAGGCGGACACCGCCCGAAGGAAGCCATCGGCGAAATCCTCCGCTTCGTCCGCTTCCTCGCCAACGACGACGCCATCAACATCGACCGCCTCGTCGCCCAGTCCGAGCAGGCCCACGGCGACCGCAACATGGCCCTCGCTCACTTCATGCGCTCCTTCGGCGTGATTCAGCACCCGCCCGCCGAGGTGCTCGGCGTCTATTTCCACCAATGCGCCATCGCGATGAACTGCCGCCAGCTCGCGCAAGCCGGTCTCTTCCTCGCCGCCAACGGCCGCAATCCGCTCACCGGTTTCAACGTCGTCTCCTCTCCCCGCGCCCGCCGCATCAACGCCCTCATGATGACCTGCGGCCACTACGACGGTGCCGGCGACTTCGCCTTCCGCGTCGGCCTCCCCGGCAAGAGCGGTGTCGGCGGCGGCATCCTCGCCATTGTCCCCAACCGCGCTGTAGTGGCCGTCTGGGCACCGGGCCTCGATGCCAATGGCAACTCCCTCCTCGGCACCGCCGCCCTCGAACTCCTCGTGCAACGCACCGGCTGGTCCGTCTTCGGCTAA
- a CDS encoding tetratricopeptide repeat protein: MSSRSRLQSAPPRTPWPDPVMFGLMLLVALAVYWPALRGEFIWDDDAHVTRVDLRSLGGLWRIWFEPGATQQFYPLLHSAFWMEHKLWGDAPIGYHLVNVGLHAGAATLFAMLLRRLAVPGAWLAGILFLVHPVCVESVAWISEQKNTLSLVLYLVAAHAYLRFEGKRSPGIYALATAVFVLALLTKTVTASLPAALLVVGWWRHGRLEWRRDVAPLLPWFVAGAVSGLFTAHFERVLIGAEGADFALEWADRLVLAGRVFWFYAGKLLWPGELMFFYPRWTIDAGLWWQWLFLAAGIALLGGLAWWARRARGPLAVALLFGGSLFPVLGFFNVYPFLFSYVADHFQYLASLSVFALAGAGLSRLEMTARWAAVVALSLVLGVLSWRQAGMYRDPFTLYETTLERNPACWMAHTNLGIALVESGRADLALAHHEEALRLRPEYAKGEHNYGKALNHLGRFAEAVAPLRRAVALKPDFASAHNELGAALMSTGRTEEGVLHLETAVSLSRDFGMAHWNLGLALALSERVKEALPHFEAAVRLMPGDVDVRLELSLALASESRYAEAIVQLEKALELRPDSVAAHQQLALVLRDLGRAAEAEAHEREAVRLERSGGR; encoded by the coding sequence ATGTCTTCCCGGTCGCGCCTTCAGTCCGCTCCACCCCGCACACCCTGGCCTGATCCGGTCATGTTTGGCCTCATGCTGCTCGTGGCGCTGGCTGTTTACTGGCCGGCGTTGCGAGGGGAATTTATCTGGGACGATGACGCGCATGTGACACGGGTGGACCTGCGGTCGCTGGGCGGGTTGTGGCGCATCTGGTTCGAGCCGGGGGCGACGCAGCAATTTTATCCGCTGCTGCATTCGGCGTTTTGGATGGAGCACAAACTCTGGGGTGACGCGCCGATCGGATATCACCTCGTGAACGTGGGGCTGCACGCGGGGGCGGCGACGTTGTTCGCCATGCTGCTGAGGCGGCTGGCGGTGCCGGGGGCGTGGCTGGCGGGGATTTTGTTTTTGGTGCATCCGGTGTGTGTGGAGTCGGTTGCATGGATCTCGGAGCAAAAGAACACGCTGTCGCTCGTGCTCTATCTGGTGGCGGCGCATGCGTATCTGCGCTTCGAAGGGAAACGCAGCCCGGGGATCTATGCGCTGGCGACGGCTGTGTTCGTGCTGGCGCTGCTGACGAAAACGGTGACGGCGTCGCTGCCGGCGGCGTTGCTGGTAGTCGGTTGGTGGCGACACGGGCGGCTGGAGTGGCGGCGTGATGTGGCGCCGTTGCTGCCGTGGTTTGTCGCGGGGGCGGTGAGCGGGCTGTTCACGGCGCATTTCGAGCGGGTGCTGATCGGAGCGGAAGGGGCGGACTTCGCGCTCGAGTGGGCGGACAGGCTGGTGCTGGCGGGGCGCGTGTTTTGGTTTTATGCGGGCAAGCTGCTGTGGCCGGGGGAGCTGATGTTTTTTTATCCGCGCTGGACGATCGATGCGGGCTTGTGGTGGCAGTGGCTGTTTTTGGCGGCGGGGATCGCGTTGCTTGGCGGGCTCGCCTGGTGGGCGAGGCGGGCACGGGGGCCGCTGGCGGTGGCGCTGCTTTTTGGCGGATCGCTTTTTCCCGTGCTGGGTTTTTTTAATGTTTATCCGTTCCTGTTTTCCTATGTCGCGGATCACTTCCAGTACCTGGCGAGTCTCTCGGTGTTCGCGCTGGCAGGCGCGGGATTGAGCAGACTGGAGATGACGGCGCGATGGGCGGCGGTGGTGGCGCTGTCGCTCGTCCTGGGCGTGCTTTCGTGGCGGCAGGCGGGGATGTACCGCGATCCATTCACGCTCTACGAAACGACTCTGGAGAGGAATCCGGCGTGCTGGATGGCGCACACCAATCTCGGGATCGCGCTGGTCGAGTCGGGGCGCGCGGACCTGGCGCTGGCGCATCATGAAGAGGCGCTGCGGCTCCGGCCGGAATATGCGAAGGGGGAACACAACTACGGGAAGGCGCTGAACCATCTGGGGCGTTTCGCGGAGGCGGTTGCGCCGCTGAGGCGCGCGGTCGCGCTGAAGCCGGACTTCGCGTCGGCGCACAACGAACTGGGCGCGGCACTCATGAGCACGGGACGGACGGAGGAGGGCGTCCTCCATTTAGAGACGGCGGTGAGCCTGAGCCGGGACTTCGGGATGGCGCACTGGAATCTTGGGCTGGCGCTAGCGTTGAGTGAGCGGGTGAAGGAAGCGCTGCCGCATTTTGAGGCGGCGGTGCGGTTGATGCCTGGCGATGTGGATGTGCGGCTGGAGCTGTCGCTCGCGCTGGCTTCAGAAAGTCGATACGCGGAGGCCATTGTCCAGCTGGAGAAGGCGCTGGAGTTGCGGCCGGATTCGGTGGCGGCGCACCAGCAACTCGCGCTGGTGCTGCGCGATCTCGGGCGCGCGGCGGAGGCGGAGGCTCACGAGCGGGAGGCGGTCCGGTTGGAGCGGAGCGGCGGGCGATAG